The following are from one region of the Mycolicibacterium diernhoferi genome:
- a CDS encoding ferredoxin, with translation MRIKLDRTLCDGFGICAKHAPEYFSLDDWGYACLKGNGEVPEQDRDAVMRALLDCPVHAIIEIPTPGSAAPAADPAATTARS, from the coding sequence ATGAGAATCAAACTCGACAGGACCCTGTGCGACGGGTTCGGGATCTGCGCCAAACACGCGCCCGAGTACTTCTCGCTCGACGATTGGGGATACGCCTGCCTGAAGGGCAACGGTGAAGTGCCCGAACAGGATCGCGACGCGGTGATGCGTGCTCTACTGGACTGCCCGGTGCACGCCATCATCGAGATCCCGACACCGGGCAGTGCCGCCCCGGCAGCCGATCCCGCGGCCACCACAGCAAGGAGCTGA
- a CDS encoding thiolase C-terminal domain-containing protein codes for MSAIPGRPLPQLTPQNEFFWTSGADGKLRIQECQACQALIHPPAPICRYCRSHDLGVREVSGKATLSGFTVNHRFGFPDLPPPYVIAEVAILEDPRVRLTTNIVDCDPDDLEIGRPVEVSFLHLDDVWLPVFSPATDPDAPTALPEDEIPPTDFGKYVRPMLTTEKFEDAAAITGIGASRMGRRLMVPPLSLTIEACEAAVADAGLTFDDIDGLSTYPGLDVAGMGEGGVSALEGALGLRPTWINGGMDTFGPGGSVIAAVMAVATGMARHVLCFRTLWEATFQQLMKEGKMSPPGGARTSNWQHPFGGISAAHTLAQNASRHFHRYGTTRETLGWIALNQRANAALNPTAIYRDPLTMEDYLSARMITTPFGLYDCDVPCDGAVAVVVSAVDAAEDLPNKPVRFEAFGTQIIERLDWDQTTLTHEPQVLGQSAHMWSRTSLRPDDVDVAELYDGFSFNCLSWLEGLGFCGIGEAKDFLDGGKAIARDGVIPLNTHGGQLSHGRTHGMGLIHEAVSQLRGDAGERQVTDAKVAVVSSGGLTPSGVLLLRTDD; via the coding sequence TTGTCCGCCATCCCAGGCCGACCCCTTCCCCAACTCACGCCGCAGAACGAGTTCTTCTGGACCTCGGGCGCCGACGGGAAATTACGGATCCAGGAGTGCCAGGCCTGCCAGGCCCTGATCCACCCGCCCGCACCGATCTGCCGGTACTGCCGCAGCCACGATCTGGGCGTGCGGGAGGTGTCCGGAAAGGCGACACTGTCCGGCTTCACCGTCAACCACCGGTTCGGCTTCCCGGATCTGCCTCCGCCGTACGTGATCGCCGAGGTGGCCATCCTGGAGGATCCGCGGGTCCGGCTGACCACCAACATCGTGGACTGCGACCCCGACGACCTGGAGATCGGCCGGCCCGTCGAGGTGAGTTTCCTGCACCTCGACGATGTCTGGCTGCCGGTGTTCAGCCCGGCCACCGATCCGGATGCCCCGACCGCGCTGCCCGAAGACGAGATCCCGCCAACGGATTTCGGCAAGTACGTCCGGCCGATGCTGACCACCGAGAAGTTCGAGGACGCGGCGGCCATCACCGGGATCGGCGCCTCGCGCATGGGCCGCCGGTTGATGGTGCCGCCACTGTCCCTGACCATCGAGGCCTGCGAGGCCGCCGTCGCCGACGCCGGTCTGACCTTCGACGACATCGACGGGCTGTCGACCTATCCGGGCCTGGACGTCGCCGGCATGGGCGAAGGTGGCGTCAGCGCGCTGGAAGGCGCACTTGGGCTGCGCCCCACCTGGATCAACGGTGGCATGGACACCTTCGGTCCCGGCGGGTCCGTCATCGCGGCGGTGATGGCCGTGGCCACCGGGATGGCGCGCCACGTGCTGTGCTTCCGGACGCTGTGGGAGGCGACCTTCCAGCAGTTGATGAAGGAAGGCAAGATGTCCCCGCCCGGGGGCGCCCGCACCAGTAACTGGCAGCATCCCTTCGGCGGGATTTCGGCGGCACACACGTTGGCGCAGAACGCCTCTCGGCACTTCCACCGGTACGGCACGACCCGCGAGACGCTGGGCTGGATCGCGTTGAACCAGCGCGCCAACGCCGCATTGAATCCGACGGCGATCTACCGGGATCCGCTCACCATGGAGGACTATCTGTCCGCCCGGATGATCACCACCCCGTTCGGGCTCTACGACTGTGATGTGCCGTGTGACGGCGCGGTCGCCGTCGTGGTCTCGGCCGTCGACGCCGCCGAGGACCTGCCCAACAAGCCGGTCCGGTTCGAGGCGTTCGGCACCCAGATCATCGAGCGCCTCGACTGGGACCAGACCACCCTCACGCACGAGCCGCAGGTGCTCGGCCAGTCCGCTCACATGTGGTCGCGCACCTCGCTGCGCCCCGATGATGTCGACGTGGCCGAGTTGTACGACGGCTTCAGCTTCAACTGCCTGTCCTGGCTGGAGGGCCTGGGCTTCTGCGGTATCGGCGAGGCCAAGGACTTTCTCGACGGCGGCAAGGCCATCGCCCGCGACGGGGTCATCCCGTTGAACACCCACGGCGGCCAGCTCTCCCACGGCCGAACGCACGGCATGGGGCTGATCCACGAGGCGGTCAGTCAGCTGCGCGGTGACGCCGGTGAACGCCAGGTCACCGATGCCAAGGTCGCGGTGGTCAGCAGCGGCGGCCTGACCCCCAGCGGTGTGCTGCTGCTGCGGACCGATGACTAG
- a CDS encoding alpha/beta hydrolase, with amino-acid sequence MSTTVRPRVVMVGAVPISALVAAVPEPRAVIVAVHGGATSSVYFDCPGRPDLSLLRTGAAQGFTVIALDRPGYGASALYQDTMDEPAARVALALGAVDKILGDGPRGAGLFFFAHSLGCELAVRMTVATTPADVLGLELAGTGVRYAPGVKEMLSSAGLTTRPAGLRELLWEPTELYPPEVLTGALNAPGVAYEGRVSAHWPRRNFPALAEQVRVPVQYSHAEHERVWETSPAALADIAALFTAAPRVQITERPDSGHNLSVGLSAAAYHAQVLSFIEECIAAGSGGVKEAEAG; translated from the coding sequence ATGAGCACGACGGTTCGCCCCCGGGTGGTGATGGTCGGCGCGGTGCCGATATCCGCGTTGGTCGCGGCGGTCCCGGAGCCGCGCGCGGTGATCGTCGCGGTGCACGGCGGGGCGACCTCATCGGTGTACTTCGACTGCCCGGGCCGCCCGGACCTGTCGTTGCTGCGTACCGGCGCGGCACAGGGTTTCACCGTGATAGCCCTGGACCGGCCCGGGTACGGCGCCTCGGCGCTCTACCAGGACACCATGGACGAGCCGGCCGCCCGGGTGGCACTCGCCCTCGGCGCGGTGGACAAGATCCTCGGCGACGGGCCGCGCGGCGCCGGGTTGTTCTTCTTCGCGCACTCGCTGGGATGCGAACTGGCGGTGCGGATGACCGTCGCGACGACACCCGCCGACGTGCTGGGCCTGGAGTTGGCCGGGACCGGTGTGCGCTACGCGCCGGGCGTGAAGGAGATGCTGAGCTCGGCCGGCCTGACCACCCGCCCGGCCGGCCTGCGCGAGTTGCTGTGGGAACCGACCGAGCTGTATCCGCCCGAGGTGCTCACCGGTGCGCTGAACGCGCCGGGTGTCGCCTATGAGGGCCGGGTGAGTGCGCACTGGCCGCGACGGAACTTCCCTGCGCTGGCCGAGCAGGTGCGAGTTCCCGTGCAGTACAGCCACGCCGAGCACGAGCGGGTATGGGAGACCTCCCCGGCCGCGCTGGCCGATATCGCGGCACTGTTCACCGCGGCACCACGGGTGCAGATCACCGAGCGGCCGGACAGCGGCCACAACCTCAGCGTCGGACTGTCGGCGGCGGCCTATCACGCGCAGGTGTTGTCGTTCATCGAGGAATGTATCGCCGCCGGATCCGGTGGTGTGAAGGAAGCGGAGGCCGGTTGA
- a CDS encoding NAD(P)-dependent oxidoreductase — MRVGFIGLGSQGGPMARRIVEGGFDLTLWARRAASLEPYADTAAKVAASPAELGAASDLVCLCVVGDDDVREVISGENGVLAGMSSGSTIAIHSTIHPDTCREIAELAASKGVSVIDAPVSGGGPAVEAGTLLVMLGGDEADVERARPVFATYADPIVHLGPLGSGQVAKILNNLLFTANLGAAMSALELGESLGVPRDRLCEVINRGSANSKALGSIAAFGGTLDNLAPIAGALLQKDCRHAAALAEDASAAEGAVFDAADAALGLMDHPR, encoded by the coding sequence ATGCGGGTTGGATTCATCGGATTGGGCAGTCAGGGCGGGCCGATGGCACGCCGGATCGTCGAGGGCGGTTTCGATCTGACGCTGTGGGCCCGCCGGGCGGCGTCGTTGGAGCCCTATGCCGACACCGCGGCCAAGGTCGCCGCCAGCCCCGCCGAACTCGGTGCCGCCAGCGATCTGGTGTGCCTGTGCGTCGTCGGCGACGACGACGTGCGCGAGGTGATCTCCGGCGAGAACGGCGTGCTGGCCGGCATGTCCTCCGGTTCCACCATCGCCATCCACAGCACCATCCACCCCGACACCTGCCGCGAGATCGCCGAACTTGCTGCGTCCAAGGGTGTTTCGGTAATCGACGCACCGGTCAGCGGCGGCGGCCCGGCCGTCGAGGCGGGCACCCTGCTGGTGATGCTCGGCGGCGACGAGGCCGATGTGGAGCGGGCCCGCCCGGTCTTCGCAACCTACGCGGATCCGATCGTGCACCTGGGGCCACTCGGCAGCGGTCAGGTCGCCAAGATCCTGAACAACCTGTTGTTCACCGCCAACCTCGGTGCCGCGATGAGTGCGCTGGAACTCGGTGAATCCCTGGGGGTGCCGCGGGACCGGCTGTGTGAGGTGATCAACCGGGGTTCGGCCAACAGCAAGGCGCTGGGCAGCATCGCGGCCTTCGGCGGGACCCTGGACAACCTGGCGCCGATCGCCGGTGCGTTGCTGCAGAAGGACTGCCGGCACGCGGCGGCGCTGGCCGAGGACGCGTCGGCCGCCGAAGGCGCGGTCTTCGACGCCGCCGATGCCGCCCTGGGATTGATGGATCACCCGAGGTGA
- a CDS encoding NAD(P)-dependent oxidoreductase translates to MTRVGFLGAGRMGAPMVSRLVQAGHDVRVLGRSADKRAELAGLGATPVADAAAAVDGAEIVVVCLFTDEQVREVLGADLLAAVPAGAAVVVHTTGSPHTVERLRDLAPHLDILDAPVSGGPHDIAAGQITLFVGGPEEAVTRARPVLAAYGDPVLHVGVLGVGQKVKLINNTLFAAQIGLLAEAAQLAADLGVDESALLEALPHGSGASRALGNVARAGSTAAFIAAVGEFIGKDVAVVRQTVAELGTGLGALDAVVDAGLGTARTRN, encoded by the coding sequence GTGACCCGGGTCGGCTTCCTGGGTGCCGGCCGGATGGGCGCACCGATGGTGTCCCGTCTGGTGCAGGCCGGCCACGACGTCCGGGTGCTGGGACGCTCCGCAGACAAGCGCGCCGAACTGGCCGGACTCGGCGCCACCCCGGTCGCCGATGCCGCGGCGGCGGTCGACGGGGCCGAGATCGTGGTGGTCTGCCTGTTCACCGACGAACAGGTACGCGAGGTCCTCGGCGCCGATCTGCTCGCCGCGGTGCCGGCCGGCGCGGCCGTGGTGGTGCACACCACCGGCAGCCCGCACACCGTCGAGCGGCTCCGCGACCTGGCCCCGCATCTCGACATCCTCGATGCACCGGTCAGCGGCGGCCCGCACGATATCGCCGCCGGTCAGATCACCCTGTTCGTCGGCGGCCCCGAGGAGGCGGTGACACGGGCCCGGCCGGTGCTGGCCGCCTACGGCGATCCGGTGCTGCATGTCGGGGTGCTCGGCGTCGGCCAGAAGGTCAAGCTGATCAACAACACCCTGTTCGCCGCGCAGATCGGCCTGCTGGCCGAGGCCGCGCAGTTGGCCGCCGACCTGGGCGTGGACGAGTCGGCCCTGCTGGAGGCGCTGCCGCACGGCAGTGGTGCCAGCCGCGCGCTGGGCAACGTCGCGCGCGCCGGCTCGACGGCCGCCTTCATCGCCGCCGTCGGCGAATTCATCGGTAAGGACGTCGCCGTCGTCCGGCAGACCGTCGCCGAATTGGGCACCGGCCTCGGGGCGCTCGACGCGGTGGTGGACGCGGGTCTCGGAACGGCGAGGACACGAAATTAG
- a CDS encoding cytochrome P450, protein MTTAELVFDPFSDEYFENPFEIYRRMRNEAPLYYCPKRDFYALTRHEDVAAALKDHEAFSSSRGCDLAMVQSDTPPQKSIIFMDPPDHRHMRSLLNKAFTPRAVQAQRDTIVEQIDHYLGQIDSDDFDVVQDFSGPFPVEVITRMAGVEPEYRQQVRHWIDTSLSREPGQVGTSEAGVKANIDTAMYYYALVQKRRENPTDDMISRLIAAEIPREDGRLDKLDDIEITGFATLLGGAGAETVTKLIGTAMVLFARNPEQWQKLLEDRELVPAAVEELLRYEGPVQYNVRYTVKEAHVPSGVIPAGKPVFLLMASANRDERAFTDTDKFDIERDRTEAQNLGLGYGIHSCLGAALARMESVIALEKLLDFMPRYEVKWDGLQRVHMQNVAGYSHVPVRRLAS, encoded by the coding sequence ATGACCACGGCGGAACTCGTTTTCGATCCGTTCTCCGACGAGTACTTCGAGAACCCGTTCGAGATCTACCGGCGGATGCGCAATGAAGCGCCGCTGTACTACTGCCCCAAGCGTGACTTCTACGCCCTGACCCGGCATGAGGACGTCGCCGCCGCACTGAAGGATCATGAGGCGTTCTCCTCGTCGCGGGGTTGCGATCTGGCGATGGTGCAGAGCGACACCCCGCCGCAGAAGTCCATCATCTTCATGGACCCGCCCGATCACCGGCACATGCGCAGCCTGCTGAACAAGGCATTCACCCCGCGCGCGGTACAGGCCCAGCGCGACACCATCGTCGAACAGATCGACCACTACCTCGGTCAGATCGACTCGGACGACTTCGACGTCGTGCAGGACTTCTCCGGCCCGTTCCCGGTCGAGGTCATCACCCGGATGGCCGGTGTGGAGCCCGAGTACCGCCAGCAGGTGCGGCACTGGATCGACACCAGTCTGTCCCGCGAACCCGGTCAGGTCGGCACCTCCGAGGCCGGGGTGAAGGCCAATATCGACACCGCCATGTACTACTACGCCCTGGTGCAGAAGCGCCGGGAGAACCCCACCGACGACATGATCAGCCGGCTCATCGCCGCCGAGATCCCCCGCGAGGACGGCCGGCTGGACAAGCTCGACGACATCGAGATCACCGGCTTCGCCACCCTGCTCGGCGGCGCCGGCGCGGAGACGGTCACCAAGCTGATCGGCACCGCCATGGTGCTGTTCGCCCGCAATCCCGAGCAGTGGCAGAAACTGCTCGAGGACCGCGAGTTGGTCCCGGCCGCCGTCGAGGAACTGCTGCGCTACGAGGGCCCGGTGCAGTACAACGTGCGGTACACCGTCAAGGAGGCGCATGTACCCAGCGGTGTCATCCCGGCCGGCAAGCCGGTGTTCCTGCTGATGGCCTCGGCCAACCGCGACGAGCGGGCGTTCACCGATACCGACAAGTTCGACATCGAACGCGACCGCACCGAGGCGCAGAACCTGGGCCTGGGCTATGGCATCCACAGCTGCCTGGGGGCGGCGCTGGCCCGGATGGAAAGTGTCATCGCGCTGGAGAAGCTGCTCGACTTCATGCCCCGCTACGAAGTGAAATGGGATGGGCTGCAACGCGTCCACATGCAGAACGTGGCCGGATACTCGCACGTCCCGGTGCGCAGGCTGGCGTCATGA
- a CDS encoding ferredoxin, which yields MSTGLGKIVVDFGLCESNGVCMGIIAEVFDLDEQDYLHVLTDEVTPDNEQQVREAVRQCPRQAISIET from the coding sequence ATGAGCACGGGTCTCGGCAAGATCGTCGTCGACTTCGGCCTGTGTGAGAGCAACGGTGTCTGCATGGGCATCATCGCCGAGGTCTTCGACCTCGACGAGCAGGACTACCTGCACGTGCTCACCGACGAGGTGACACCGGATAACGAACAGCAGGTCCGCGAAGCGGTCCGGCAGTGTCCCCGGCAGGCGATCTCGATCGAGACCTAG
- a CDS encoding alpha/beta fold hydrolase — protein sequence MRFLFVHGGFHAAWCWDKTIAAVSELGHVGIAVDLPGHGALVDQESTLANRRDAILAVLQPGDVLVGHSGGGFDATLAADAAPDLVRHIVYLAAALPREGRTYPEAMAMRDDADPANGFDADVGEMLGYLSFDEDGAMTFADFDGAWKYFYHDCDEQTARWAFDRLGPERFGDTTVTPVSVPRFWEADLPRSFIVCEQDRSMPRWLADTVARRLGVAQLTIDSSHSPFLSRPRELAELLVHATTTEPIGPLVPY from the coding sequence ATGCGATTCCTGTTCGTACACGGCGGATTTCATGCCGCCTGGTGCTGGGATAAGACCATCGCCGCGGTGAGCGAGCTCGGACACGTCGGTATCGCCGTCGATCTGCCCGGACATGGCGCCCTGGTGGATCAGGAGTCCACCCTGGCCAACCGCCGCGATGCGATTCTGGCGGTGCTGCAACCCGGCGACGTCCTGGTCGGCCACTCCGGTGGCGGCTTCGATGCGACGCTGGCCGCCGATGCCGCACCGGATCTGGTGCGCCACATCGTGTATTTGGCGGCCGCATTGCCGCGGGAGGGGCGCACCTACCCGGAGGCCATGGCCATGCGCGATGATGCGGATCCGGCCAACGGTTTCGACGCCGACGTCGGTGAGATGCTGGGCTACCTGAGTTTCGACGAGGACGGCGCCATGACGTTCGCCGACTTCGACGGTGCGTGGAAGTACTTCTACCACGACTGCGACGAGCAGACCGCGCGCTGGGCGTTCGACCGGCTCGGCCCGGAACGGTTCGGGGACACCACGGTGACCCCGGTGTCGGTGCCGCGGTTCTGGGAGGCCGATCTGCCGCGCAGTTTCATCGTGTGCGAACAGGACAGGTCGATGCCGCGTTGGCTCGCCGATACTGTCGCCCGCCGACTCGGGGTGGCGCAGCTGACCATCGACAGTTCGCATTCCCCGTTCCTCAGCCGCCCCCGCGAACTCGCCGAGTTGTTGGTGCACGCGACGACCACCGAGCCGATCGGCCCGCTGGTCCCCTACTGA
- a CDS encoding DUF1330 domain-containing protein, translated as MAKGYVIITEDIKDPAGMAEYGKLASKAMTGATVLGFGPAVETLEGEWHGTQTVLLEFESVDAAKEWYYSDAYQEAVKLRQAAADCNGVILSGF; from the coding sequence GTGGCCAAGGGTTATGTGATCATCACCGAGGACATCAAGGACCCGGCCGGCATGGCCGAGTACGGCAAGCTGGCCAGCAAGGCCATGACCGGCGCCACCGTGCTGGGCTTCGGGCCGGCCGTGGAGACGCTGGAAGGGGAGTGGCACGGCACCCAGACCGTGCTGCTGGAGTTCGAGTCGGTCGACGCGGCCAAGGAGTGGTACTACTCCGACGCCTACCAGGAGGCCGTGAAGCTGCGCCAGGCCGCTGCCGACTGCAACGGAGTCATCCTCTCCGGCTTCTGA
- a CDS encoding ferredoxin has translation MKVVVDEDRCAGHGMCLTLCPEVFDLSDDGWAVAAPGDVPTEHEAAVQEAIDCCPENAIHEV, from the coding sequence ATGAAGGTCGTCGTCGACGAGGACCGGTGCGCCGGTCACGGCATGTGCCTGACGTTGTGTCCGGAGGTGTTCGACCTGTCCGACGACGGATGGGCGGTGGCTGCCCCCGGGGACGTGCCCACCGAGCACGAGGCCGCCGTTCAGGAGGCCATCGATTGTTGTCCCGAGAATGCGATCCACGAAGTCTGA
- a CDS encoding cytochrome P450, with product MAIDPAGIDWFKDPRLVADPYPYFNALRDQCPVQPEDHYNVTMVTGWEEAVSVYNDEETFSSCTSVTGPFPGFPVPLEGRDDVAELIEKHRDELPFSDQLPTLDPPVHTNHRSLMMRLITPKRLKENEDAMWQLADDVLDEFLAPGKGEFIKGFASPFTLLVIADLLGIPPEDRNAFVDGISHNSGGGVGSTGDEALSHSPLEFLYGQFEAYIEDRRTNPREDVLTGMATALFPDGTTPSPGDVARVATNVFSAGQETTVRLLGTALKVLGDRPDIQQRVREDRSLLPNFIEEALRFESPVKGDFRLSRTPVTVGDKELPSGRTVMVVNGAANRDPRRFENPDEFDPARKNARQHLAFGRGIHSCPGAPLARAETRVGLERLLDRTTDIRISEEHHGPAGNRDYNYIPTFILRGLTHLHLEFDVK from the coding sequence ATGGCGATCGATCCCGCCGGCATCGACTGGTTCAAGGACCCCCGGCTGGTTGCGGATCCGTATCCGTACTTCAACGCCCTGCGGGACCAGTGCCCGGTGCAGCCCGAGGACCACTACAACGTGACCATGGTGACGGGCTGGGAGGAAGCCGTCTCGGTCTACAACGACGAGGAGACCTTCTCCTCGTGCACCTCGGTCACCGGTCCGTTCCCCGGTTTCCCGGTGCCGCTGGAGGGCCGCGACGACGTCGCCGAACTCATCGAGAAGCACCGCGACGAACTTCCGTTCAGCGATCAGCTGCCCACCCTGGATCCGCCGGTGCACACCAACCACCGCTCGCTGATGATGCGGCTGATCACGCCCAAGCGCCTCAAGGAGAACGAGGACGCGATGTGGCAGCTGGCCGACGACGTGCTCGACGAGTTCCTGGCCCCCGGCAAGGGCGAGTTCATCAAGGGCTTCGCCAGCCCGTTCACCCTGCTGGTGATCGCCGATCTGCTCGGTATCCCGCCGGAGGACCGCAACGCCTTCGTCGACGGCATCTCGCACAACTCCGGCGGCGGTGTGGGCAGCACCGGTGATGAAGCACTGTCGCACAGCCCGCTGGAGTTCCTGTACGGCCAGTTCGAGGCCTACATCGAGGACCGGCGCACCAACCCCCGCGAGGACGTGCTCACCGGCATGGCGACCGCACTGTTCCCCGACGGCACCACACCGAGCCCCGGTGACGTGGCACGGGTGGCCACCAACGTCTTCTCGGCCGGCCAGGAGACCACCGTCCGGCTGCTCGGCACCGCGCTCAAGGTGCTCGGCGACCGCCCGGACATCCAGCAGCGGGTCCGCGAGGACCGCAGCCTGCTGCCCAACTTCATCGAGGAGGCGCTGCGCTTCGAGAGTCCGGTCAAGGGTGACTTCCGGCTCTCCCGTACGCCGGTCACGGTGGGGGACAAGGAGTTGCCGTCCGGTCGCACCGTCATGGTGGTCAACGGTGCGGCCAACCGGGACCCGCGCCGTTTCGAGAATCCCGACGAGTTCGATCCGGCCCGCAAGAACGCGCGTCAGCACCTGGCCTTCGGCCGCGGGATCCACAGCTGCCCGGGTGCACCGCTGGCCCGTGCCGAGACCCGCGTCGGCCTGGAGCGACTGCTCGACCGCACCACCGATATCCGCATCTCCGAGGAGCACCACGGACCGGCGGGCAATCGCGACTACAACTACATCCCGACGTTCATCCTGCGTGGGCTCACCCACCTGCACCTGGAGTTCGATGTGAAATGA
- a CDS encoding emopamil-binding protein codes for MTSDIATPETSADESDLARPWAPHRRKAYIALTAIAGFAFTTAVIGVGTGLLPPTFTVDVIANLAFGLPVIVLPLVYFWTGRGEQRSRMQRASELTMIYLPYTAGSQLGYETIFLIGHPMNWWTPTADPGWKWLWWQYGLADTRYTSGNAWIFGLELVGVITGTLLFIVWIRLMRTDLPIESRIKCLWVAFTGCAMLISSTGVYFLSEVRAGFGDIGQGAFGLWFKFIAENVPFMILPFFALIAMYRQIDHLTRRAGPAA; via the coding sequence ATGACATCCGACATCGCGACGCCCGAGACATCCGCCGACGAGTCCGACCTGGCCCGCCCGTGGGCGCCACACCGCCGCAAGGCCTATATCGCCCTCACCGCGATCGCCGGATTCGCGTTCACCACGGCGGTCATCGGGGTCGGCACCGGCCTGCTGCCGCCCACCTTCACCGTCGACGTCATCGCCAACCTGGCATTCGGGCTGCCGGTGATCGTGCTGCCACTGGTCTATTTCTGGACCGGCCGGGGCGAGCAACGCTCGCGTATGCAACGCGCGTCGGAGCTGACGATGATCTATCTGCCCTACACCGCGGGCAGCCAACTCGGCTACGAGACCATCTTCCTCATCGGCCATCCGATGAACTGGTGGACGCCGACCGCCGACCCGGGCTGGAAGTGGCTGTGGTGGCAGTACGGCCTGGCCGACACCCGCTACACCAGTGGCAACGCCTGGATCTTCGGCCTGGAGCTGGTCGGCGTCATCACCGGCACGCTGTTGTTCATCGTGTGGATCCGCTTGATGCGCACCGATTTACCGATCGAGTCCCGGATCAAGTGCCTCTGGGTGGCCTTCACCGGCTGCGCGATGCTGATCAGCAGCACCGGCGTGTACTTCCTGTCGGAGGTGCGCGCCGGGTTCGGCGATATCGGCCAGGGCGCATTCGGGCTCTGGTTCAAGTTCATCGCCGAGAACGTGCCCTTCATGATCCTGCCGTTCTTCGCCCTGATCGCGATGTACCGCCAGATCGACCATCTCACCCGACGCGCGGGCCCCGCCGCATAA
- a CDS encoding TetR/AcrR family transcriptional regulator codes for MPASPRNAEADHGQRRATFQRSNSRATKRMLVQAAMALWRTNGYANTTVAEICRGAGVSKALFYFYFPRKEDVLFEVGVMSTRSAQRTIATMLDGDYDIGTVIGAALTDLERSMARNPRELVIETILEGYRHEHRLLASGEPRPDLDGGMFTALFERAVADGKLPAGTDAGHLAYLAMMMVSEGARHWAAGAFGTRSFADVVGTDIATLIAGTTGQRRP; via the coding sequence GTGCCCGCATCACCGCGCAACGCAGAAGCTGACCATGGTCAGCGCCGGGCGACCTTCCAGCGCTCCAACTCGCGCGCGACCAAGCGCATGCTGGTACAGGCCGCGATGGCGCTGTGGCGCACCAACGGCTACGCCAACACCACGGTCGCCGAGATCTGCCGCGGCGCCGGCGTCTCCAAGGCGCTGTTCTACTTCTACTTCCCCCGCAAGGAGGACGTGCTCTTCGAGGTGGGCGTGATGTCCACCCGGTCCGCGCAGCGCACCATCGCCACCATGCTGGACGGCGACTACGACATCGGGACCGTCATCGGCGCGGCACTGACCGACCTGGAACGGTCGATGGCCCGCAATCCGCGCGAGCTGGTCATCGAGACCATCCTCGAGGGATACCGGCACGAGCACCGGTTACTGGCAAGCGGTGAGCCCCGTCCCGATCTGGACGGCGGCATGTTCACCGCGCTGTTCGAGCGCGCGGTGGCCGACGGAAAGCTGCCCGCCGGCACCGACGCCGGCCACCTGGCCTATCTGGCGATGATGATGGTCAGCGAGGGCGCCAGGCATTGGGCCGCAGGCGCTTTCGGCACCCGTTCTTTCGCCGACGTCGTCGGCACCGATATCGCCACCCTGATCGCAGGGACCACCGGACAAAGGAGACCGTGA